One genomic segment of Chitinophaga parva includes these proteins:
- a CDS encoding YfhO family protein: MKNNWLKVALPHFVAALILLLIAVIYCKPVLSGKVLSQSDNIQWQATAKESMDYKAKHGITPLWTTSMFGGMPTYQLSAESPYRQLDWIQHIFSLGLPKPMAYFFMAGLGFYLLCVVLGASPWVALLGAIGYAYSSYDPIIVATGHDSKMLALSYLPAVVAGLMLILRKKYALGAGVMALFLDYFVAANHLQVTYYFFLVLGVICLVFAVYNIIAKQYKHLFISAALIIAAVGFAIGSNAMLLWTTYEYSKASNRGGASELTPVTADANTTDANAAPASKDTRDREYAFNWSYGLFETFTFFVPNVNGGASGGELSPGSNTYEALKAMGYPDAQAEQALAHIPTYWGDQPFTSGPVYLGIVICMLAIMGWFLVDSWHKWWLLAVTIFGIFLAWGSNFKLFNYFLFDHLPFYDKFRAPSQALVIPQLAVAIMAALGLQALISAKPSPELWTKLKRSFYVTGGILGFLLLASFMVSYSSTNDAQLAQQAGEQLMQAIVKDRQSLFRSDVFRSIIFAALAVAMIWFYYNGKLKRNYLLGGLVVITLIDLLGVDLRYLSDKNYQDAATYSANFPETSADQQILQDPDPYYRVLNLTTDPFTDAFTSYYHHSIGGYHPAKLQLYVDLIDRQLRKNNIHVLNMLNTKYVIVPGQQQPGQQQQAAAPVAQRNPEALGNAWFVQHIIWADNADMEMKTLDSLDTKTTVVIDKRYKADVTTPPASAADSTASIKLISNDLNSISYTSNTSTPQYAVFSEVYYKAGWKAFIDGKETPYSRVNYLLRGMSVPAGQHKIEFRFEPASYYTGSKISIFSYAATLVVVIIGLVLGFRGKKNDPQPA; encoded by the coding sequence ATGAAGAATAACTGGCTGAAAGTGGCGTTGCCGCACTTCGTAGCTGCGCTTATCTTACTGCTGATAGCTGTTATCTATTGCAAACCCGTACTATCTGGCAAGGTGCTCAGCCAGAGCGATAATATCCAATGGCAGGCCACTGCCAAGGAATCCATGGATTACAAGGCAAAACACGGCATTACCCCACTATGGACCACCAGCATGTTTGGTGGTATGCCCACTTACCAGCTCTCCGCAGAATCGCCCTACCGCCAGTTAGACTGGATCCAGCACATCTTTTCGCTGGGACTGCCCAAACCGATGGCTTACTTCTTCATGGCAGGCCTGGGCTTCTACCTGCTTTGCGTGGTGCTGGGCGCCAGTCCATGGGTAGCATTACTGGGCGCTATCGGCTATGCCTATTCTTCGTATGACCCGATCATCGTGGCCACCGGCCACGACTCCAAGATGCTGGCCCTCAGCTACCTGCCGGCCGTGGTGGCAGGCCTCATGCTGATCCTGCGTAAAAAATATGCGCTGGGTGCGGGCGTAATGGCCCTGTTCCTGGACTATTTTGTGGCAGCAAACCACCTGCAGGTCACTTACTACTTCTTCCTGGTGCTGGGCGTTATCTGCCTGGTATTTGCAGTGTACAACATCATCGCCAAACAATACAAACATTTGTTCATCAGCGCAGCACTGATCATTGCCGCCGTTGGTTTTGCCATTGGCTCCAATGCCATGCTGCTGTGGACCACTTATGAATATTCAAAAGCATCTAACCGCGGCGGAGCCTCTGAACTGACACCTGTAACCGCAGATGCAAATACAACAGATGCCAACGCAGCCCCTGCCAGCAAAGACACCCGCGACCGCGAGTATGCTTTCAACTGGAGCTATGGCCTGTTTGAGACTTTTACGTTCTTTGTGCCCAATGTAAACGGGGGCGCCAGCGGTGGTGAGCTTTCCCCGGGCTCCAACACCTATGAAGCCCTGAAGGCCATGGGTTATCCCGATGCGCAGGCAGAGCAGGCCCTTGCCCACATTCCCACTTACTGGGGCGACCAGCCCTTCACTTCCGGCCCGGTGTACCTGGGTATTGTGATCTGTATGCTGGCCATCATGGGCTGGTTCCTGGTGGATAGCTGGCATAAATGGTGGCTGCTGGCCGTAACCATCTTTGGTATTTTCCTGGCCTGGGGCAGCAACTTTAAATTGTTTAACTACTTCCTGTTCGATCATCTTCCTTTCTACGATAAGTTCCGCGCGCCCTCCCAGGCACTGGTCATCCCCCAGCTGGCAGTGGCTATCATGGCGGCATTGGGCCTACAGGCGCTGATTTCCGCCAAACCTTCTCCGGAACTGTGGACCAAACTGAAACGCAGCTTTTACGTAACCGGTGGTATCCTGGGCTTCCTGCTGCTGGCTTCCTTCATGGTATCTTATTCCAGCACCAATGACGCCCAACTGGCACAACAGGCCGGCGAGCAACTCATGCAGGCCATCGTAAAAGACCGCCAGTCCCTGTTCCGCAGCGACGTATTCCGCTCCATTATCTTTGCAGCCCTCGCCGTTGCAATGATCTGGTTCTACTACAACGGAAAACTGAAACGCAATTACCTGCTGGGCGGCCTGGTGGTCATCACGCTGATAGACCTGCTGGGCGTGGACCTGCGCTACCTGAGCGATAAGAACTACCAGGACGCGGCCACGTATTCAGCTAACTTCCCGGAAACCTCCGCAGACCAGCAGATCCTCCAGGACCCGGATCCTTACTACCGCGTACTCAATCTCACTACCGATCCCTTTACAGACGCCTTTACCTCTTATTATCACCACTCCATTGGTGGTTACCATCCGGCAAAGCTGCAACTGTATGTGGACCTGATTGACCGTCAGCTGCGCAAGAATAACATACACGTGCTGAACATGCTGAACACTAAGTATGTGATAGTACCCGGGCAACAACAGCCCGGCCAGCAGCAACAAGCCGCAGCGCCGGTGGCACAACGTAACCCCGAGGCACTGGGCAATGCCTGGTTTGTACAGCACATCATCTGGGCCGACAACGCCGATATGGAAATGAAAACACTGGACAGCCTGGATACAAAGACCACCGTAGTGATCGACAAGCGCTACAAGGCAGACGTGACCACCCCGCCCGCCAGCGCCGCGGACTCTACGGCCAGCATCAAGTTGATCAGCAATGACCTGAACAGCATTTCCTATACGTCCAACACCAGCACACCGCAATATGCCGTGTTCTCCGAGGTTTATTACAAGGCAGGCTGGAAAGCCTTTATTGATGGCAAGGAAACGCCCTACAGCCGCGTGAACTACCTGTTGAGAGGCATGTCTGTGCCAGCTGGCCAGCATAAGATCGAATTTAGATTTGAACCGGCCTCTTACTACACCGGCAGCAAGATCTCCATCTTCAGCTACGCGGCTACCCTGGTGGTCGTGATCATTGGCCTGGTGCTGGGTTTCCGTGGTAAAAAGAACGATCCCCAGCCCGCATGA
- the dapF gene encoding diaminopimelate epimerase, with product MNIHFFKYQGTGNDFVIMDNRDGHYDALTEAQIKLLCDRRFGVGGDGLMMLNVQEGYDFAMQYYNSDGRPGSMCGNGGRCLTAFAWKMGIRKDHIRFIASDGPHEATMEGDNWVNLLMKNVDSVEADPAFFYLNTGSPHYVQYVAQLGDFDVYEKGRSIRYNERFKAVGTNVNFVEPLADSNGIFVRTYERGVEDETYSCGTGVTAAALTFAGPEARHYEVPVQTLGGNLVVKFNKTGPQTYDHIWLCGPASLVFEGDIVI from the coding sequence ATGAACATTCATTTCTTTAAATACCAGGGCACCGGCAATGACTTTGTGATCATGGACAACCGGGACGGGCATTATGATGCGCTCACCGAAGCACAGATCAAACTGCTGTGCGACCGGCGCTTTGGCGTGGGCGGCGATGGGCTGATGATGCTCAACGTACAGGAGGGATATGATTTTGCCATGCAATACTACAACTCCGACGGCCGCCCCGGCAGCATGTGCGGCAACGGTGGCCGCTGTCTTACGGCCTTTGCCTGGAAAATGGGCATCCGTAAAGACCACATCCGCTTCATAGCCAGTGATGGCCCGCATGAAGCCACCATGGAAGGCGACAACTGGGTAAACCTGCTCATGAAAAATGTGGACAGCGTGGAAGCAGATCCTGCTTTCTTTTACCTCAATACCGGCTCCCCACACTACGTGCAATACGTGGCCCAACTGGGCGATTTTGACGTATACGAAAAGGGCCGCAGCATCCGCTATAACGAGCGCTTTAAAGCCGTAGGCACCAACGTGAATTTCGTGGAGCCGCTGGCAGACAGTAATGGCATTTTTGTGCGCACCTATGAGCGTGGGGTAGAAGATGAAACCTACTCCTGCGGTACCGGTGTTACCGCCGCGGCACTCACCTTTGCCGGCCCCGAAGCCCGCCACTACGAGGTGCCCGTGCAAACACTGGGCGGCAACCTGGTGGTAAAGTTCAACAAAACCGGCCCCCAGACCTATGACCATATCTGGCTCTGCGGCCCTGCCTCCCTGGTATTTGAAGGGGATATTGTGATCTGA
- a CDS encoding winged helix-turn-helix transcriptional regulator, with translation MICNDTEFADCRGRLRAIHDTLDLLGGKWKVTLMAALGYGPRRFTDLQRGIRGIGPKMLTRELQELEINGLVQRTGQDGKVVYAITPYGETLEPLIHEMALWGRGHRQRIMQGN, from the coding sequence ATGATCTGTAACGATACTGAATTTGCGGATTGCCGCGGCCGTTTACGCGCCATTCATGACACCCTGGACCTGCTGGGCGGTAAATGGAAAGTGACGCTGATGGCTGCCCTTGGTTACGGCCCCCGCCGCTTTACGGACCTGCAAAGAGGCATCAGGGGCATAGGACCCAAAATGCTTACCAGGGAATTGCAGGAGCTGGAAATAAACGGCCTGGTGCAACGTACCGGGCAGGATGGCAAGGTAGTGTACGCCATTACGCCTTACGGGGAAACGCTGGAGCCGCTTATTCATGAAATGGCCCTGTGGGGTCGCGGGCACCGGCAACGTATCATGCAGGGAAATTAG
- a CDS encoding NUDIX hydrolase: MALFNVRVYGIMINAKREVLVMDEYIRGGYYTKFPGGGLEFGEGTLECMVREWQEELRQEIEVLEHIYTTDFFQISAFDNVTQIISIYYLVKARSPFVAKVSDQPFDFEVPAGVTEVEGARWIPWEQFSADVITLPIDKVVADLVKVKYAGYDTAGH; this comes from the coding sequence ATGGCACTCTTCAACGTACGCGTGTACGGCATTATGATCAACGCAAAGCGGGAAGTACTGGTAATGGATGAGTACATCCGCGGGGGCTATTATACCAAGTTCCCGGGTGGAGGCCTGGAGTTTGGAGAGGGCACGCTGGAGTGCATGGTGCGGGAATGGCAGGAAGAACTGCGCCAGGAAATTGAAGTGCTTGAGCATATCTACACCACGGATTTTTTCCAGATATCTGCTTTTGATAATGTAACGCAGATCATTTCCATCTACTACCTGGTAAAGGCCCGCTCACCCTTTGTGGCAAAGGTTTCGGACCAGCCGTTCGACTTTGAAGTGCCTGCCGGTGTAACGGAAGTGGAAGGTGCCCGCTGGATACCGTGGGAACAGTTCTCCGCTGACGTGATCACCCTGCCCATTGACAAGGTAGTGGCAGACCTGGTAAAGGTGAAATATGCAGGCTATGATACAGCCGGACATTGA
- a CDS encoding Abi family protein translates to MQFKEFQRVISARRLSRYVAATRGNTRKAMTLYRLNLRLSHDFFSVISCFEVALRNAIDAHYSTVHGADWLRNAVKCGGIFDNHNCGKTPHIIREALQRLTGYDHCKLLSTLEFGFWRYCFAKHQYFVGGQSLLRIFPEKPKSTPAQRYDHNFVFRSLERLNELRNRIAHHEPVCFTPGTAQTSTAPIRADYALILQLFHWMQINQESFLYGVDRIQNICARIDHLHAGIK, encoded by the coding sequence ATGCAATTCAAAGAATTTCAACGGGTTATATCGGCGCGCAGGCTCAGCAGGTACGTAGCAGCCACACGCGGGAATACCCGGAAAGCCATGACCCTTTATCGTTTGAACCTCAGATTGTCTCATGATTTCTTTTCTGTTATCAGTTGCTTTGAAGTAGCCCTGCGCAATGCCATTGATGCCCATTACTCAACAGTGCACGGTGCTGACTGGCTGCGAAATGCTGTTAAATGCGGCGGCATATTTGACAATCATAATTGTGGTAAAACGCCCCACATTATCCGCGAAGCGCTGCAGCGGCTGACGGGGTACGATCATTGCAAATTACTCTCCACGCTGGAATTTGGTTTCTGGCGTTATTGCTTTGCAAAGCACCAGTATTTTGTGGGCGGGCAGTCCCTGTTGCGTATTTTCCCGGAAAAGCCGAAAAGTACGCCTGCACAGCGTTACGACCACAACTTCGTGTTCCGGTCATTGGAACGCCTGAACGAATTACGCAACCGCATTGCTCATCACGAGCCGGTTTGCTTTACCCCTGGAACAGCACAAACCAGTACTGCTCCTATACGGGCGGATTACGCCTTGATTTTACAATTATTTCACTGGATGCAGATCAATCAGGAATCGTTTTTGTATGGGGTAGACCGTATTCAAAATATTTGTGCGCGGATAGACCATTTGCACGCAGGTATAAAATAA
- a CDS encoding queuosine precursor transporter produces MINKLLSDKPTRLLIIFTSFFVANALIAECIGGKIFSLETTFGLPIHTFTLFGQSGLSYSLTCGVLLWPLEFIITDIVNEYYGPRAVRRISYIAVALISYAFLMFFLSIRTPPAAFWLSTGQPDVPDMQAAYSNIYGQGMWIIAGSITAFLVSQIVDVTVFHRIKRVTGEKRVWLRATGSTVVSQLVDSFIVLYIAFKLGKNWSWQQVLAVCLVNYSFKFTCAIVLTPVIYFLEHRIEKYLGKETTEKMKAAAMGKDDIVAGADVVAG; encoded by the coding sequence ATGATCAACAAACTATTGAGTGATAAGCCCACCCGCCTGCTGATTATTTTTACCAGCTTTTTTGTGGCAAATGCCCTGATCGCAGAATGCATCGGAGGCAAGATCTTTTCCCTGGAAACCACCTTTGGCCTGCCCATCCATACCTTTACCCTGTTTGGGCAGTCGGGGCTGTCTTACAGTCTTACCTGCGGGGTGTTGCTGTGGCCACTGGAATTTATCATCACGGATATTGTCAATGAATACTACGGCCCCCGGGCGGTGCGCCGCATCTCTTATATTGCAGTAGCGCTGATCAGCTATGCATTCCTCATGTTCTTTTTATCTATCCGCACCCCGCCGGCCGCCTTCTGGCTCAGCACCGGGCAGCCGGATGTACCGGATATGCAGGCCGCTTACAGTAATATTTACGGGCAGGGCATGTGGATCATTGCCGGTAGCATCACGGCCTTCCTGGTAAGCCAGATCGTAGACGTAACGGTGTTCCACCGCATTAAGCGGGTAACCGGTGAAAAGCGGGTATGGCTGCGGGCTACCGGCTCCACGGTGGTATCACAACTGGTGGACAGCTTTATCGTGCTGTATATCGCATTTAAACTCGGGAAGAACTGGAGCTGGCAACAGGTGCTGGCTGTGTGTCTGGTAAATTACTCCTTTAAATTTACCTGCGCCATTGTGCTTACACCGGTGATCTATTTCCTGGAGCACCGCATAGAAAAATACCTGGGTAAGGAAACAACGGAAAAGATGAAAGCTGCCGCTATGGGCAAAGATGATATTGTAGCCGGTGCGGATGTAGTAGCGGGCTAG
- a CDS encoding glycosyltransferase family 2 protein → MKVSVCIPAYKNPAFLRRALDSLVLQQMESWELVITDDSPDDSVRQVADEYSQRLPIRYFKNTPAHGMPANWNTAYDKCQGDYIKILHDDDWLESPLALQKMTAALDAHPDTDLVFSAYRNQYLATGRTEEVHCSAFYQQLLQEDPVNLFQTNFIGPPSVIMHRNKPAYRYDVQTRWVVDINFYMEVLTHNPRFVYIDEVLVNVGIGEEQITQDCFRNREVEIPENFYLLQKRGVKALNNIYVYDFFWRNMRNLEIRNAADLQVSRLAVPIPPTVLQIVQRQRVFPLSVLRIGPVSKLLMTLSFLFRKRA, encoded by the coding sequence GTGAAAGTTTCTGTATGTATACCCGCTTATAAAAATCCCGCTTTCCTGCGCCGGGCACTGGATTCCCTGGTGCTCCAGCAAATGGAAAGCTGGGAGCTGGTGATCACGGACGACAGCCCGGATGACAGCGTGCGCCAGGTGGCAGATGAATACAGCCAGCGCCTGCCCATCCGTTATTTTAAGAACACCCCGGCCCATGGAATGCCGGCCAACTGGAACACTGCGTACGACAAATGCCAGGGTGACTACATCAAGATCCTCCATGATGACGACTGGCTGGAAAGCCCGCTGGCCCTGCAAAAGATGACAGCAGCCCTGGACGCCCACCCGGACACCGATCTTGTTTTCAGCGCTTACCGCAATCAATACCTGGCCACCGGCCGCACAGAAGAAGTACACTGCAGCGCTTTTTATCAGCAACTGTTACAGGAAGACCCGGTGAACCTGTTCCAGACCAATTTCATTGGCCCGCCCAGTGTGATCATGCACCGCAACAAGCCGGCTTACCGCTATGATGTGCAAACCCGCTGGGTAGTGGATATTAATTTTTACATGGAAGTATTGACCCACAACCCGCGTTTTGTATACATTGATGAGGTGCTGGTGAATGTGGGCATAGGAGAGGAGCAGATCACGCAGGACTGCTTCCGCAACCGTGAAGTGGAGATCCCGGAAAACTTTTACCTGCTGCAAAAACGCGGCGTAAAAGCGCTCAATAATATTTATGTCTATGATTTTTTCTGGCGCAACATGCGCAACCTGGAGATCAGGAACGCCGCAGACCTGCAGGTAAGCCGCCTGGCCGTACCCATACCGCCCACCGTGCTGCAGATCGTGCAGCGACAGCGGGTGTTCCCCTTGTCCGTGTTGCGCATAGGGCCGGTGTCCAAGTTATTGATGACCCTTTCATTTTTGTTCCGTAAACGCGCCTGA
- a CDS encoding NAD(P)/FAD-dependent oxidoreductase encodes MEQHFEIIIIGGSYAGLQAALTLGRARKRTLVIDSGAPCNRFTPHSHNFLTHDGAVPASIAMAGRQELAAYPTVHFLEDKALTARQTGNGFEILTAAGQLYQAAKLVFATGIRDIFPDIPGFAACWGKTVIHCPFCHGYELRDQPTGVFGPADAIFDFSKLLVNWAHDIILFPDGAASFTEEQLAKLQQHQIRLVTVPVQTILQEGGRVRAVQTADGQQFPLNALYARIPFEQHCDIPAHLGCKLTNTGHLEVDAMGKTSVEGVFAAGDNTSPMRSVAMAVMRGQMVAAAITHDLAHATF; translated from the coding sequence ATGGAGCAACATTTTGAGATCATCATCATAGGTGGCAGTTATGCAGGCTTGCAGGCCGCACTCACCCTGGGGCGCGCCAGGAAACGCACGCTGGTGATAGACAGCGGCGCTCCCTGCAACCGCTTCACCCCGCACTCCCATAATTTCCTGACCCACGATGGGGCCGTGCCGGCCAGTATTGCCATGGCCGGCAGGCAGGAACTGGCCGCCTACCCTACCGTGCATTTCCTGGAAGACAAGGCCCTCACCGCCAGGCAAACAGGCAATGGTTTTGAAATACTGACGGCCGCGGGCCAACTGTACCAGGCGGCAAAACTGGTCTTTGCAACCGGCATCCGTGATATTTTCCCGGATATTCCTGGCTTTGCAGCATGTTGGGGCAAAACCGTGATCCATTGCCCCTTCTGCCATGGTTATGAACTGAGAGACCAGCCCACCGGTGTCTTCGGCCCTGCGGATGCCATCTTCGATTTCAGTAAGCTGCTGGTCAACTGGGCCCATGACATCATCCTTTTCCCCGACGGTGCTGCCAGTTTCACGGAAGAACAACTGGCCAAATTACAGCAGCACCAGATCCGCCTGGTTACCGTACCAGTGCAAACCATTCTACAGGAAGGCGGCCGGGTACGGGCAGTGCAAACTGCCGATGGGCAACAGTTTCCGCTCAATGCACTGTATGCGCGCATCCCCTTTGAGCAGCACTGCGATATTCCCGCACACCTGGGTTGTAAACTCACCAACACCGGCCACCTGGAAGTGGATGCCATGGGCAAAACAAGCGTGGAAGGCGTATTTGCCGCAGGCGATAACACCTCCCCCATGCGGAGTGTAGCCATGGCCGTGATGAGGGGGCAAATGGTGGCTGCGGCCATCACCCATGACCTGGCACACGCCACATTCTAG
- a CDS encoding glycosyltransferase family 2 protein: MQLSIIIVNYKSAALIVDCVRSIQRETKQVAYEIIVVDNQSGDASEATIKAACPGVQWLQMGYNAGFARANNAGIRIAKGEFILLLNPDTLVLDGALDKCVARFAESDLVACGVQLLNEDGTPQISGNYFMKGGLNHLLPLPYWGGLIRALGYAMKTKVPNVLQASTVQQVDWINGAYLMVKASVLPQTGLLDEDFFLYAEETEWCSRLRKAGKLAIFGDLFVTHLQGETANATFKTQDKGYHGIFDRKGLQIILSNHLRVRKQYGVLWYLILLLNYTWDVPVFFICSFFDNLFHLKNPFQYWGSAWGLAVNVAKMWALTPEIIRGKPHFYKVL, from the coding sequence ATGCAGCTTTCCATTATCATCGTCAATTATAAGAGTGCCGCGCTCATCGTGGATTGCGTCCGCTCCATCCAGCGGGAAACGAAGCAGGTTGCCTACGAGATCATCGTGGTGGACAACCAGTCCGGCGATGCCAGTGAGGCTACTATTAAGGCTGCCTGCCCCGGAGTGCAATGGTTGCAAATGGGCTACAACGCCGGGTTTGCACGGGCCAATAATGCGGGCATCCGCATAGCAAAGGGGGAATTCATATTGCTGCTTAATCCTGATACGTTGGTGCTGGATGGAGCACTGGATAAATGCGTGGCGCGTTTCGCAGAAAGTGACCTGGTGGCCTGCGGGGTGCAGTTGCTCAACGAAGACGGCACACCTCAGATCTCCGGCAATTACTTCATGAAAGGAGGGCTCAATCACCTGCTGCCATTGCCTTACTGGGGTGGCCTCATCCGTGCACTGGGCTATGCCATGAAAACCAAAGTGCCCAATGTGCTACAGGCCAGCACTGTACAGCAAGTAGACTGGATCAATGGGGCCTACCTGATGGTGAAGGCCAGCGTGCTGCCCCAAACCGGCCTGCTGGACGAAGATTTTTTCCTGTACGCGGAGGAAACAGAATGGTGCAGCCGCCTGCGCAAGGCCGGTAAGCTGGCCATCTTTGGCGACTTGTTTGTAACCCACCTGCAGGGAGAAACGGCCAACGCTACTTTTAAGACCCAGGATAAAGGCTACCATGGCATCTTTGACCGGAAAGGCCTGCAGATCATCCTCTCTAACCACTTGCGGGTGCGCAAGCAGTATGGTGTGCTGTGGTATTTGATCCTGCTGCTGAATTATACCTGGGATGTGCCGGTGTTCTTTATCTGCAGCTTTTTTGATAACCTGTTTCACCTGAAAAACCCTTTCCAGTACTGGGGCTCCGCCTGGGGGCTGGCGGTAAATGTGGCTAAGATGTGGGCATTAACGCCTGAGATCATACGTGGCAAACCGCATTTTTACAAGGTGTTGTGA
- a CDS encoding nucleoside phosphorylase: MAQRIAESELILNSRGAVYHLDVRPEELASTVITVGDPDRVGEVSKHFDRVEFKTQHREFVTHTGYLGPKRISVVSTGIGTDNIDIVLNELDALVNIDFNTRTVKESLTSLQIVRLGTSGALQGDIPVDAFVVSSHGLGLDNLLPYYQFENTDAEKLLLQSFRGQVEVSNGVAAPYIITANESLAAKFRDGFHTGITVTCPGFYAPQGRALRGPLSHPHLIDQLTQFRFEHHRITNFEMETSGIYGLGRVLGHDTLSISAIVANRIAQQFSKDGAAAVQNLIKQALTVLAQ; encoded by the coding sequence ATGGCGCAACGTATCGCAGAATCAGAATTGATCTTGAACAGCCGCGGCGCGGTGTACCACCTTGATGTAAGGCCGGAAGAACTGGCCTCCACCGTGATCACCGTGGGCGATCCGGACCGCGTAGGGGAAGTGAGCAAACACTTTGACCGGGTGGAATTTAAAACCCAGCACCGCGAGTTTGTTACACATACCGGCTACCTGGGCCCCAAACGGATCTCCGTGGTGTCTACCGGCATTGGCACAGACAATATCGATATTGTGCTCAATGAGCTGGATGCGCTGGTAAATATTGACTTCAACACCCGTACCGTAAAGGAAAGCCTCACCTCCCTCCAGATCGTGCGCCTGGGCACATCCGGCGCTTTGCAGGGCGATATCCCCGTGGATGCCTTTGTCGTATCGTCCCATGGCCTGGGGCTGGATAACCTCCTGCCTTATTACCAGTTTGAGAACACCGATGCAGAGAAGCTGCTGCTGCAATCTTTCCGCGGACAGGTGGAAGTGAGCAACGGCGTGGCGGCTCCTTATATCATTACTGCCAATGAAAGCCTGGCCGCAAAGTTCCGCGACGGTTTTCATACAGGCATCACCGTTACCTGCCCCGGTTTTTATGCACCCCAGGGCCGTGCGCTGCGTGGGCCGCTTTCCCATCCCCACCTGATAGACCAGCTGACACAGTTCCGCTTCGAGCATCACCGTATTACCAACTTTGAAATGGAAACCTCCGGCATTTATGGCCTGGGTCGCGTGCTGGGACATGATACGCTGTCTATCAGCGCCATCGTGGCAAACCGCATTGCGCAGCAGTTCAGCAAAGACGGCGCCGCGGCAGTACAAAACCTGATCAAACAGGCATTAACTGTACTGGCGCAGTAA
- a CDS encoding glycosyltransferase: MIRVLGIAPYKILPARNGGERYITSFFAALAGFCKLEVVSVRRNEAPALPYTLHRLFSDSPTRYINPLNVFKLARLVKQQKAQVVLLEHPYMGWMAILLKLFTGVPFVVQSHNIEAQRFKTIGKWWWRGLAIYEGYIHRRAAFSFFITQADADYAITHYGVHPSRASVVTFGMEAPEIKDRERYRQQLLTAHNLAPDTFIYQFNGALGYPPNANAVQHIVADVLPRLSQRASFPFVILICGGNLPGHLQQAIAATNGKVIYTGFVASIEDYLLGSGMFINPVMTGGGIKTKLVEAIANGLTAISCESGATGVPATIAAPKLKVVPDHDWDAFVAAMLQTQDAQTPVPESFKTYFDWKNIAREAAGKLEHTAHNTL, translated from the coding sequence ATGATCCGTGTACTGGGCATAGCGCCTTATAAGATACTGCCCGCCAGGAATGGAGGCGAACGGTACATCACATCGTTCTTCGCTGCCCTGGCGGGCTTTTGCAAGCTGGAAGTGGTGTCTGTGCGCAGGAACGAAGCGCCGGCGTTGCCCTACACCCTGCACCGGCTATTTTCAGATAGCCCTACCCGTTATATCAATCCCCTCAACGTATTTAAACTTGCCCGGCTGGTAAAGCAGCAAAAGGCACAGGTAGTCTTGCTGGAGCACCCTTACATGGGCTGGATGGCAATACTGCTAAAGCTGTTCACGGGTGTGCCTTTCGTGGTACAATCCCATAACATAGAAGCGCAGCGCTTTAAGACCATTGGGAAATGGTGGTGGCGGGGCCTGGCAATTTATGAAGGCTACATCCACCGCAGGGCCGCATTCAGCTTCTTTATTACCCAGGCGGACGCGGATTACGCCATCACCCATTATGGTGTACACCCATCCCGCGCCAGCGTGGTCACCTTTGGCATGGAAGCCCCTGAAATAAAGGACAGGGAGCGTTACCGGCAGCAACTGCTGACCGCACATAACCTGGCACCGGATACCTTCATTTACCAGTTTAACGGCGCCCTGGGCTATCCACCCAATGCAAATGCCGTGCAGCATATCGTTGCGGATGTTCTGCCCAGACTATCCCAGCGGGCAAGCTTCCCCTTCGTAATACTCATTTGTGGTGGCAATCTCCCGGGGCACCTGCAGCAAGCCATTGCGGCAACAAACGGGAAAGTGATTTACACCGGCTTTGTAGCAAGCATTGAAGATTACCTGCTCGGCTCCGGTATGTTCATCAATCCTGTGATGACAGGCGGCGGCATCAAAACCAAACTGGTAGAGGCCATTGCAAACGGTCTCACGGCCATCAGCTGTGAAAGCGGGGCCACCGGCGTACCCGCAACAATAGCCGCCCCCAAGCTGAAGGTAGTGCCAGATCATGACTGGGATGCTTTTGTAGCCGCCATGTTGCAAACACAGGACGCCCAAACGCCCGTGCCTGAAAGTTTTAAGACTTATTTCGATTGGAAAAACATTGCCCGCGAAGCAGCGGGAAAGCTGGAGCATACCGCTCACAACACCTTGTAA